Proteins from a single region of Drosophila biarmipes strain raj3 chromosome 3R, RU_DBia_V1.1, whole genome shotgun sequence:
- the LOC108025076 gene encoding transcriptional adapter 2A isoform X1, with protein MLTTLNCLFAAERLGFKRFAYARPDWNTRSSTVVYRPHSLHRQLEQLEELARDENSAVPVAPNDSSRCATCRCSLAEPYIKCAECLDIVLCLQCFARGREVSSHRNNHAYIIVRDSIQVFAEEPHWTARDERILLKTLRTQGYGNWEAVSQALDQRHDPSEVRRHYHDCYFGGIFERLLRLQHARHSYLPERMPYVFKMRSLDPPRHDDIASMQFKLSAGYRCARGDFDTPYDTSAESLLSIMVDHRGRDEDQETAECEAEREVTEELQLGLVRAYNNRLKERQRRYKIMQQHGLIMPNRTVSWISKYMHAFSSDASCMRFIGFMQICPDPIQFDMLLESLRYCRELHTYLHKLYDLRQHGVRTLSGGKLYARLYKERQQAHRDYARQKQMDGYDWQQVVQHYESNRGGEQLPLGITSKFFAMNTRRKASPIEIGDLPGYSKLDDGERKLCSVARLLPESYLDYKNQLVSEHSKLGYLRLADARRLIKIDVNKTRQIYDFLLEHGHISRPPSYS; from the exons ATGCTTACCACATTGAATTGCCTCTTTGCAGCAGAGCGCCTGGGTTTTAAGCGGTTTGCTTATGCCCGCCCAGATTGGAACACCAGGAGCTCCACGGTGGTGTACAGACCGCACTCGTTGCACAGGCAActggagcagctggaggaACTGGCGCGGGATGAGAATAGTGCTGTCCCAGTGGCTCCAAATGACTCCAGTCGTTGCGCCACGTGTCGCTGCAGTCTAGCAGAACCCTACATAAAGTGCGCCGAGTGCCTGGACATCGTGCTGTGCCTGCAGTGCTTCGCACGGGGAAGGGAGGTCTCCTCACACCGCAACAACCATGCCTACATCATAGTCCGCGACAGCATCCAGGTTTTTGCCGAGGAACCGCATTGGACGGCTCGGGATGAGCGCATCTTGCTAAAGACTCTTCGCACCCAGGGCTACGGCAACTGGGAAGCTGTATCCCAGGCTCTGGACCAGCGGCACGATCCCTCGGAAGTGCGACGCCACTACCATGACTGCTACTTTGGCGGCATCTTTGAACGGCTGTTGAGATTGCAGCACGCCAGGCACAGCTACCTTCCCGAGCGGATGCCGTATGTCTTCAAAATGCGCAGCCTGGATCCACCGCGACATGATGACATTGCCTCCATGCAGTTTAAGCTCAGTGCAGGCTATCGCTGTGCCAGGGGCGACTTCGACACTCCCTATGACACCTCCGCGGAGAGTCTGCTGTCCATTATGGTGGATCACAGGGGCAGGGATGAGGATCAGGAGACAGCGGAGTGCGAGGCAGAGCGCGAGGTGACTGAGGAACTTCAGCTGGGTCTGGTGCGGGCATACAATAATCGTCTGAA AGAGCGCCAACGTCGTTACAAGATCATGCAGCAGCACGGCCTGATAATGCCCAATCGCACAGTCAGCTGGATTTCCAAGTACATGCATGCCTTCAGCAGCGATGCTAGTTGCATGCGTTTCATCGGCTTCATGCAGATCTGTCCCGATCCCATTCAGTTCGACATGCTTTTAGAGTCGCTGCGTTATTGCCGGGAGCTGCACACCTACCTGCATAAGCTTTACGACCTGCGACAGCACGGCGTTCGCACACTTTCTGGCGGCAAACTCTATGCCCGCCTGTACAAGGAGCGTCAGCAGGCTCACCGGGACTACGCCAGGCAGAAGCAAATGGACGGCTACGACTGGCAGCAAGTAGTGCAGCACTACGAGAGCAACCGGGGCGGAGAGCAGCTGCCACTGGGCATCACCTCGAAGTTCTTTGCCATGAACACCCGCCGCAAGGCGAGTCCCATTGAGATTGGAG ATCTGCCTGGCTACTCCAAACTGGACGATGGCGAGCGCAAGCTGTGCAGTGTGGCTCGTCTGCTTCCAGAATCCTATCTGGACTACAAAAACCAGCTAGTTTCGGAGCACTCAAAGCTAGGATATCTTCGACTGGCCGATGCGCGGCGTCTCATCAAGATAGATGTGAACAAAACGCGTCAGATATACGATTTCCTGCTGGAACACGGCCATATTAGCAGGCCCCCATCCTACAGCTAG
- the LOC108024223 gene encoding 14-3-3 protein epsilon isoform X4, whose translation MTERENNVYKAKLAEQAERYDEMVEAMKKVASMDVELTVEERNLLSVAYKNVIGARRASWRIITSIEQKEENKGAEEKLEMIKTYRGQVEKELRDICSDILNVLEKHLIPCATSGESKVFYYKMKGDYHRYLAEFATGSDRKDAAENSLIAYKAASDIAMNDLPPTHPIRLGLALNFSVFYYEILNSPDRACRLAKAAFDDAIAELDTLSEESYKDSTLIMQLLRDNLTLWTSDMQAEGDGEPKAEIQDVEDQDVS comes from the exons ATGACTGAGCGCGAGAACAATGTGTACAAGGCAAAGCTGGCCGAACAGGCCGAGCGCTACGACG AAATGGTGGAGGCCATGAAGAAGGTCGCCTCCATGGACGTCGAGCTGACCGTCGAGGAGCGAAACCTGCTGTCGGTGGCGTACAAGAATGTGATCGGAGCACGCCGTGCCTCGTGGCGCATCATCACCTCGATCGAACAGAAGGAGGAGAACAAGGGAGCCGAGGAGAAGCTGGAGATGATCAAAACCTACCGGGGACAGGTTGAGAAGGAGCTGCGCGACATCTGCTCGGATATACTGAACGTGCTCGAGAAGCACCTCATTCCATGCGCCACATCCGGCGAAAGCAAAGTATTCTACTATAAGATGAAGGGCGACTACCATCGCTACCTGGCCGAATTCGCCACCGGTTCGGACCGCAAGGACGCGGCGGAGAACTCACTGATTGCCTACAAGGCGGCCAGCGACATTGCCATGAACGATCTGCCACCAACACACCCCATCCGCTTGGGCTTGGCATTGAACTTCTCG GTGTTCTACTATGAGATACTCAACTCGCCGGACCGCGCTTGCCGATTGGCGAAAGCCGCTTTCGATGATGCCATTGCCGAGTTGGATACGCTGAGTGAAGAGAGCTACAAAGACTCGACACTCATCATGCAGCTGCTGCGGGACAACCTCACATTATGGACGTCCGATATGCAGGCAGAAG GTGATGGCGAGCCCAAAGCAGAAATCCAGGATGTTGAGGATCAGGATGTGTCGTAA
- the LOC108025115 gene encoding uncharacterized protein LOC108025115 — protein sequence MNQEPVAAAPEYCHFFKTLLVEELELETDFQRLHYGQCAIVGRLVLESKFYRLENVRVKSLPNNLSLPEGTISLLLLGLTFDKAAEQSVASGSYCIVRGEVVLCNVVQPNSRMLTSRGVHDKFTSLSHNPAAQKEYLSRLRLTHKPALDLWFIQSIDRAEELLRSRLEIRGLTVR from the exons ATGAACCAGGAGCCTGTAGCAGCTGCCCCCGAGTACTGCCACTTCTTCAAGACCCTGTTGGTGGAGGAGCTCGAGTTGGAGACGGACTTTCAGAGACTACACTACGGCCAATGCGCAATAGTTGGACGACTGGTGCTCGAGTCGAAATTCTATCGCTTGGAAAACGTGCGCGTCAAGAGCCTGCCGAA TAACCTATCCTTGCCTGAGGGCACCATATCTCTGCTCCTTTTGGGACTCACCTTCGACAAGGCCGCCGAGCAGAGCGTGGCCAGCGGTTCCTACTGCATTGTGCGCGGCGAAGTGGTCCTCTGCAATGTGGTGCAACCCAACAGTCGCATGCTGACCTCCCGCGGAGTCCACGACAAGTTTACCAGCCTGTCCCACAATCCGGCGGCACAGAAGGAATACCTTAGCCGGCTGCGTCTCACCCACAAACCGGCCCTCGATTTGTGGTTCATCCAGTCCATCGACAGAGCCGAAGAACTGCTAAGAAGCAGGCTGGAGATCAGGGGCCTTACTGTGAGATGA
- the LOC108024223 gene encoding 14-3-3 protein epsilon isoform X3 → MTERENNVYKAKLAEQAERYDEMVEAMKKVASMDVELTVEERNLLSVAYKNVIGARRASWRIITSIEQKEENKGAEEKLEMIKTYRGQVEKELRDICSDILNVLEKHLIPCATSGESKVFYYKMKGDYHRYLAEFATGSDRKDAAENSLIAYKAASDIAMNDLPPTHPIRLGLALNFSVFYYEILNSPDRACRLAKAAFDDAIAELDTLSEESYKDSTLIMQLLRDNLTLWTSDMQAEDPNAGDGEPKAEIQDVEDQDVS, encoded by the exons ATGACTGAGCGCGAGAACAATGTGTACAAGGCAAAGCTGGCCGAACAGGCCGAGCGCTACGACG AAATGGTGGAGGCCATGAAGAAGGTCGCCTCCATGGACGTCGAGCTGACCGTCGAGGAGCGAAACCTGCTGTCGGTGGCGTACAAGAATGTGATCGGAGCACGCCGTGCCTCGTGGCGCATCATCACCTCGATCGAACAGAAGGAGGAGAACAAGGGAGCCGAGGAGAAGCTGGAGATGATCAAAACCTACCGGGGACAGGTTGAGAAGGAGCTGCGCGACATCTGCTCGGATATACTGAACGTGCTCGAGAAGCACCTCATTCCATGCGCCACATCCGGCGAAAGCAAAGTATTCTACTATAAGATGAAGGGCGACTACCATCGCTACCTGGCCGAATTCGCCACCGGTTCGGACCGCAAGGACGCGGCGGAGAACTCACTGATTGCCTACAAGGCGGCCAGCGACATTGCCATGAACGATCTGCCACCAACACACCCCATCCGCTTGGGCTTGGCATTGAACTTCTCG GTGTTCTACTATGAGATACTCAACTCGCCGGACCGCGCTTGCCGATTGGCGAAAGCCGCTTTCGATGATGCCATTGCCGAGTTGGATACGCTGAGTGAAGAGAGCTACAAAGACTCGACACTCATCATGCAGCTGCTGCGGGACAACCTCACATTATGGACGTCCGATATGCAGGCAGAAG ACCCCAACGCAGGTGATGGCGAGCCCAAAGCAGAAATCCAGGATGTTGAGGATCAGGATGTGTCGTAA
- the LOC108025076 gene encoding DNA-directed RNA polymerase II subunit Rpb4 isoform X2 encodes MSFMNPVDMVDEDAADLQFPKEFENAETLLISEVHMLLDHRKRQNESADEEQEFSEVFMKTYAYTDSFRKFKNKETIMSVRSLLMQKKLHKFELAALGNLCPEAPEEAKALIPSLEGRFEDEELRQILDDIGTKRSLQY; translated from the exons ATGTCTTTTATGAACCCCGTGGATATGGTGGACGAGGATGCCGCTGACCTGCAGTTCCCCAAAG AGTTCGAAAATGCCGAGACGCTGTTGATATCCGAGGTGCACATGCTGCTCGATCATCGAAAACGACAAAACGAATCCGCCGACGAGGAGCAGGAGTTCTCGGAGGTCTTTATGAAGACTTACGCCTACACGGATAGTTTTCGGAAGTTTAAGAACAAGGAGACCATCATGTCTGTGCGAAG CTTGCTGATGCAAAAAAAGCTGCACAAATTCGAGCTCGCCGCCCTGGGTAATCTGTGTCCAGAGGCGCCCGAGGAGGCCAAGGCACTGATTCCCTCGCTGGAGGGTCGTTTCGAGGACGAGGAGCTGCGCCAAATACTGGACGATATCGGCACTAAGCGCAGCTTGCAATACTAA
- the LOC108024223 gene encoding 14-3-3 protein epsilon isoform X1 encodes MTERENNVYKAKLAEQAERYDEMVEAMKKVASMDVELTVEERNLLSVAYKNVIGARRASWRIITSIEQKEENKGAEEKLEMIKTYRGQVEKELRDICSDILNVLEKHLIPCATSGESKVFYYKMKGDYHRYLAEFATGSDRKDAAENSLIAYKAASDIAMNDLPPTHPIRLGLALNFSVFYYEILNSPDRACRLAKAAFDDAIAELDTLSEESYKDSTLIMQLLRDNLTLWTSDMQAEEVDPNAGDGEPKAEIQDVEDQDVS; translated from the exons ATGACTGAGCGCGAGAACAATGTGTACAAGGCAAAGCTGGCCGAACAGGCCGAGCGCTACGACG AAATGGTGGAGGCCATGAAGAAGGTCGCCTCCATGGACGTCGAGCTGACCGTCGAGGAGCGAAACCTGCTGTCGGTGGCGTACAAGAATGTGATCGGAGCACGCCGTGCCTCGTGGCGCATCATCACCTCGATCGAACAGAAGGAGGAGAACAAGGGAGCCGAGGAGAAGCTGGAGATGATCAAAACCTACCGGGGACAGGTTGAGAAGGAGCTGCGCGACATCTGCTCGGATATACTGAACGTGCTCGAGAAGCACCTCATTCCATGCGCCACATCCGGCGAAAGCAAAGTATTCTACTATAAGATGAAGGGCGACTACCATCGCTACCTGGCCGAATTCGCCACCGGTTCGGACCGCAAGGACGCGGCGGAGAACTCACTGATTGCCTACAAGGCGGCCAGCGACATTGCCATGAACGATCTGCCACCAACACACCCCATCCGCTTGGGCTTGGCATTGAACTTCTCG GTGTTCTACTATGAGATACTCAACTCGCCGGACCGCGCTTGCCGATTGGCGAAAGCCGCTTTCGATGATGCCATTGCCGAGTTGGATACGCTGAGTGAAGAGAGCTACAAAGACTCGACACTCATCATGCAGCTGCTGCGGGACAACCTCACATTATGGACGTCCGATATGCAGGCAGAAG AAGTAGACCCCAACGCAGGTGATGGCGAGCCCAAAGCAGAAATCCAGGATGTTGAGGATCAGGATGTGTCGTAA
- the LOC108024223 gene encoding 14-3-3 protein epsilon isoform X2, translating to MTERENNVYKAKLAEQAERYDEMVEAMKKVASMDVELTVEERNLLSVAYKNVIGARRASWRIITSIEQKEENKGAEEKLEMIKTYRGQVEKELRDICSDILNVLEKHLIPCATSGESKVFYYKMKGDYHRYLAEFATGSDRKDAAENSLIAYKAASDIAMNDLPPTHPIRLGLALNFSVFYYEILNSPDRACRLAKAAFDDAIAELDTLSEESYKDSTLIMQLLRDNLTLWTSDMQAEVDPNAGDGEPKAEIQDVEDQDVS from the exons ATGACTGAGCGCGAGAACAATGTGTACAAGGCAAAGCTGGCCGAACAGGCCGAGCGCTACGACG AAATGGTGGAGGCCATGAAGAAGGTCGCCTCCATGGACGTCGAGCTGACCGTCGAGGAGCGAAACCTGCTGTCGGTGGCGTACAAGAATGTGATCGGAGCACGCCGTGCCTCGTGGCGCATCATCACCTCGATCGAACAGAAGGAGGAGAACAAGGGAGCCGAGGAGAAGCTGGAGATGATCAAAACCTACCGGGGACAGGTTGAGAAGGAGCTGCGCGACATCTGCTCGGATATACTGAACGTGCTCGAGAAGCACCTCATTCCATGCGCCACATCCGGCGAAAGCAAAGTATTCTACTATAAGATGAAGGGCGACTACCATCGCTACCTGGCCGAATTCGCCACCGGTTCGGACCGCAAGGACGCGGCGGAGAACTCACTGATTGCCTACAAGGCGGCCAGCGACATTGCCATGAACGATCTGCCACCAACACACCCCATCCGCTTGGGCTTGGCATTGAACTTCTCG GTGTTCTACTATGAGATACTCAACTCGCCGGACCGCGCTTGCCGATTGGCGAAAGCCGCTTTCGATGATGCCATTGCCGAGTTGGATACGCTGAGTGAAGAGAGCTACAAAGACTCGACACTCATCATGCAGCTGCTGCGGGACAACCTCACATTATGGACGTCCGATATGCAGGCAGAAG TAGACCCCAACGCAGGTGATGGCGAGCCCAAAGCAGAAATCCAGGATGTTGAGGATCAGGATGTGTCGTAA
- the LOC108025633 gene encoding protein AAR2 homolog, with translation MNKDNSSMQMDPQLALRLLADGGVLVIAGVPEGTEFGIDLCAYTIGPEFRGVKMIPPGVHYVWCSSRGPYGDAAPRVGFVHFFHPNEIVVREWDHELEELRPRRIAEPEVERDRIRKNLAQLERMLAPYDYRYVVQWKELTGSVTEQCVDRCRPTEGTIRTNIELQSCPDAERPRGTAGSSSISRRNAAARILLDESELLPNLKPVEGTAPRFSSVPQRVPQDAPPADVSRHAMDCIEAVDKLLEGFDTADGLIEELQLAYVFFLVGYSVESLAHWRKLLGLLAHSETAVTKHKLVYMKYSEVLAHQLPHLPEELMVPSPHNTVYKDVRELLVNLHAGGLSVSAERLTKRLEKKLGWVFEGLLDEDPEDQPVVIELPEP, from the coding sequence ATGAACAAGGACAATTCCAGCATGCAGATGGATCCCCAGTTGGCCCTGCGCCTGCTGGCCGACGGCGGAGTCCTGGTCATTGCGGGTGTGCCCGAGGGCACGGAATTCGGCATAGATCTGTGCGCCTACACCATTGGTCCGGAATTCCGTGGCGTCAAGATGATTCCGCCGGGTGTCCATTACGTGTGGTGCTCCTCTCGTGGTCCCTACGGCGATGCAGCTCCTCGCGTTGGCTTCGTGCACTTCTTCCATCCCAACGAGATTGTGGTGCGCGAGTGGGATCACGAGCTGGAGGAACTGCGTCCACGGCGGATTGCCGAACCGGAGGTGGAGCGCGACCGAATCCGGAAGAACCTAGCCCAACTGGAGCGGATGCTGGCGCCGTACGACTACCGCTACGTGGTCCAGTGGAAAGAGCTCACCGGTAGTGTGACAGAGCAATGTGTGGATCGCTGTCGACCGACCGAGGGAACCATCCGCACGAACATCGAGCTGCAATCCTGCCCGGACGCCGAGCGTCCCAGGGGAACAGCGGGATCGAGCAGCATTAGCCGGCGGAATGCCGCGGCCCGGATTCTGTTGGATGAGAGCGAGCTTCTGCCCAACTTAAAACCAGTGGAGGGAACAGCACCACGCTTTAGTTCCGTACCCCAGCGTGTACCTCAAGATGCTCCGCCCGCAGATGTCTCTCGCCACGCTATGGACTGCATCGAAGCTGTGGACAAGTTGCTCGAAGGCTTCGACACCGCCGATGGACTAATTGAGGAACTGCAGCTGGCCTACGTTTTCTTCCTAGTGGGTTACTCCGTGGAATCCCTGGCCCACTGGCGTAAGCTTTTGGGCTTGCTGGCCCACTCAGAAACGGCAGTAACGAAACACAAGTTGGTGTACATGAAGTACAGCGAGGTATTGGCCCATCAACTGCCCCATTTGCCCGAGGAGCTGATGGTGCCCAGTCCGCACAATACGGTGTACAAAGATGTACGGGAACTGCTGGTAAATCTGCATGCCGGCGGCTTAAGTGTCAGTGCCGAGAGGCTGACCAAGCGACTGGAGAAAAAGCTGGGATGGGTCTTCGAGGGCCTGCTGGACGAGGACCCCGAGGATCAGCCCGTGGTTATCGAACTTCCGGAGCCCTAA
- the LOC108025076 gene encoding transcriptional adapter 2A isoform X3 has protein sequence MSFMNPVDMVDEDAADLQFPKAALLHMLTTLNCLFAAERLGFKRFAYARPDWNTRSSTVVYRPHSLHRQLEQLEELARDENSAVPVAPNDSSRCATCRCSLAEPYIKCAECLDIVLCLQCFARGREVSSHRNNHAYIIVRDSIQVFAEEPHWTARDERILLKTLRTQGYGNWEAVSQALDQRHDPSEVRRHYHDCYFGGIFERLLRLQHARHSYLPERMPYVFKMRSLDPPRHDDIASMQFKLSAGYRCARGDFDTPYDTSAESLLSIMVDHRGRDEDQETAECEAEREVTEELQLGLVRAYNNRLKERQRRYKIMQQHGLIMPNRTVSWISKYMHAFSSDASCMRFIGFMQICPDPIQFDMLLESLRYCRELHTYLHKLYDLRQHGVRTLSGGKLYARLYKERQQAHRDYARQKQMDGYDWQQVVQHYESNRGGEQLPLGITSKFFAMNTRRKASPIEIGDLPGYSKLDDGERKLCSVARLLPESYLDYKNQLVSEHSKLGYLRLADARRLIKIDVNKTRQIYDFLLEHGHISRPPSYS, from the exons ATGTCTTTTATGAACCCCGTGGATATGGTGGACGAGGATGCCGCTGACCTGCAGTTCCCCAAAG CGGCGCTCCTCCACATGCTTACCACATTGAATTGCCTCTTTGCAGCAGAGCGCCTGGGTTTTAAGCGGTTTGCTTATGCCCGCCCAGATTGGAACACCAGGAGCTCCACGGTGGTGTACAGACCGCACTCGTTGCACAGGCAActggagcagctggaggaACTGGCGCGGGATGAGAATAGTGCTGTCCCAGTGGCTCCAAATGACTCCAGTCGTTGCGCCACGTGTCGCTGCAGTCTAGCAGAACCCTACATAAAGTGCGCCGAGTGCCTGGACATCGTGCTGTGCCTGCAGTGCTTCGCACGGGGAAGGGAGGTCTCCTCACACCGCAACAACCATGCCTACATCATAGTCCGCGACAGCATCCAGGTTTTTGCCGAGGAACCGCATTGGACGGCTCGGGATGAGCGCATCTTGCTAAAGACTCTTCGCACCCAGGGCTACGGCAACTGGGAAGCTGTATCCCAGGCTCTGGACCAGCGGCACGATCCCTCGGAAGTGCGACGCCACTACCATGACTGCTACTTTGGCGGCATCTTTGAACGGCTGTTGAGATTGCAGCACGCCAGGCACAGCTACCTTCCCGAGCGGATGCCGTATGTCTTCAAAATGCGCAGCCTGGATCCACCGCGACATGATGACATTGCCTCCATGCAGTTTAAGCTCAGTGCAGGCTATCGCTGTGCCAGGGGCGACTTCGACACTCCCTATGACACCTCCGCGGAGAGTCTGCTGTCCATTATGGTGGATCACAGGGGCAGGGATGAGGATCAGGAGACAGCGGAGTGCGAGGCAGAGCGCGAGGTGACTGAGGAACTTCAGCTGGGTCTGGTGCGGGCATACAATAATCGTCTGAA AGAGCGCCAACGTCGTTACAAGATCATGCAGCAGCACGGCCTGATAATGCCCAATCGCACAGTCAGCTGGATTTCCAAGTACATGCATGCCTTCAGCAGCGATGCTAGTTGCATGCGTTTCATCGGCTTCATGCAGATCTGTCCCGATCCCATTCAGTTCGACATGCTTTTAGAGTCGCTGCGTTATTGCCGGGAGCTGCACACCTACCTGCATAAGCTTTACGACCTGCGACAGCACGGCGTTCGCACACTTTCTGGCGGCAAACTCTATGCCCGCCTGTACAAGGAGCGTCAGCAGGCTCACCGGGACTACGCCAGGCAGAAGCAAATGGACGGCTACGACTGGCAGCAAGTAGTGCAGCACTACGAGAGCAACCGGGGCGGAGAGCAGCTGCCACTGGGCATCACCTCGAAGTTCTTTGCCATGAACACCCGCCGCAAGGCGAGTCCCATTGAGATTGGAG ATCTGCCTGGCTACTCCAAACTGGACGATGGCGAGCGCAAGCTGTGCAGTGTGGCTCGTCTGCTTCCAGAATCCTATCTGGACTACAAAAACCAGCTAGTTTCGGAGCACTCAAAGCTAGGATATCTTCGACTGGCCGATGCGCGGCGTCTCATCAAGATAGATGTGAACAAAACGCGTCAGATATACGATTTCCTGCTGGAACACGGCCATATTAGCAGGCCCCCATCCTACAGCTAG
- the LOC108025644 gene encoding uncharacterized protein LOC108025644, with protein MALQLQIEKLKGLDNYKAWSMTVRAYLESEELWSVVENGPENNEESLLKDKRAKFLILCLIETKLCQFMVSIRTARDLWNYLRTQHSLR; from the exons ATGGCACTGCAGCTGCAAATCGAGAAGCTCAAAGGGCTGGACAACTACAAGGCCTGGTCGATGACGGTGCGGGCGTATCTGGAGTCCGAGGAACTCTGGTCGGTGGTGGAGAATGGTCCCGAGAATAACGAGGAG TCCCTGCTGAAGGACAAGCGCGCCAAGTTCTTGATCCTCTGCCTGATCGAGACCAAGTTGTGCCAATTCATGGTTAGCATCCGCACGGCCCGGGATCTGTGGAACTACTTGCGCACCCAGCACTCGTTGCGCTAA